aggaaaaaaattacttaatttttttgcatAGGTTTAAGACTGGATATATTTTCTACATTCTTATAATCGTCTCAGGGGCACTTCTCCAAATACAATTTAGGAAACAAATCCCAATACTTTAAATTTCTCACTACTTTCTCACATCTAGTAAGAGCAGAATACAGTCCTACTTCTGAGGCCAGAGTgatgattttaaaaggataattatgagaaataatgattaaggaaaataatcaggtaggaaatagtaaaataaagcaataaaaaggcATTTAAGTCAAGCAATTAAAAGtcaatatttttgcatttttagaaGGACTTTTATACATTTAGAATTATAATGAATATATTATGTCTATTCtaaaacttcaaaattatttcatctttgtaGTACTGAAAAGGAGATATTACCATTTATAACAAAAGCTACATCTCATATACATTTTGataaactctgttttctcatatcTTCAAAGGCCCCTTTTATCTGTAATAGTGATAACTGTATTTATACTATTGGCTAACTAATAAATATATGCAACAATATAGTTCAGCAGTCATctaacttttaaaagtatttcattgtattttcacATTAACTAGTGAAAGCATGAGCTTAAGGGAGTGGAACTTAAGGAACAAAGTATTAAACTGCTAATTTCACTAGTCCACTATATAGTTTATAGGTGTTTGCCTTTAAGTTATCACCCAACTGAATCCCTATTGCACACTAACAAGTGATTCTTAAGAGGGaaagaatataattaaaacaaagaaaatgaaaaactcaattaaaaagtacAAGATATTAAAATTCACCAAGAAGAGAACATCAGAGAATCATGAGTGATTTACCAAACCAACATGATGCAGTGATATTCAAAGAGCCACTGGTAGGAAAGGTGGCCTCCACTAAgtatagttcttttatttttggcagCTGGATTCAGCACTACCTTAAGTGGGTAAGTTTAGAAATGTTGTAATTTCAGGAAAGGAATGCATATAATTGTATCTTGTCTTCAACTTTCTAGTTTTAATAAGGGaagagcaaatggaaaaaaaatgtagggCATTCTAACCAAAGTATGGACAGAATGCAATTTTAATGTGGAATGTCAGCAGTGaaaattttatgaataatttatatGATTATGTATCTCTAGAGTAGATTTATAATTAAACACTCATCCAAATATCCTTCATGCTTGCAGTGTGCTCCCTAATGAATGGCTGAGCAGGCAGGAGGACTtctcagaaagaggaaaagagatgaCCAACTCTACAGggactttttaagattccataggacctcagccattcattcattaaaactaTTATGGTCCTATCTCTGCTGGAGTCCCTCACTGCCAGAGGGAGGCGTATGGACTGCCATGGGTCTCCAGAGTCCTGTCCCAGGCAAGATCCTCTCTCATGGTAAGTGTGGATTATCCCACAATAATAAATGTATGATTATAgtaattccatatatattttgacACCACCAACACACTGTAAAGAATGTCAATGTCTTTACACAAAAGAGGGATCATCTAGATAGGTAGGcatggggatggggcaggggccACACATCCTCGTGGTTGAAACTGTAGCCTCTAAAATGTGACTGTCTGGACTTGAATGCTGGCTCTGTCACACACTAactgcatgaccttggacaaattacttaacttttctatccttcagttttctcatatgtaaaaggAGGATAACTGCCTCTGTCATGGGGTTATTGGAAGTACTAAATGGGATAATAcaaataaagtgcttagaacagtgcctggcatgttaTAATCCCTCAGTGAATGTTAGAAAAATCCTCCACCATACAGAGCATGACTGACTAAGGTGCAGCAACATAGATCAGCTGACAAACAGCTACTCGTGTGTAAAGTGAACACCTTTCCCTCAAACCAGAAACAACTGTAAGATTCCTAGGATTGTTAATGTATTAGGAAAAGCCGTTTTGGAGGCCATATATTACTGTCTTCTCCCTGATCAGCGTATGAACATGCAAATAAAACTTCTCTGTAACaagataaagaataaaatctttcaTGAGGCACACATTATCAGTATGTATTTCATGTCTCcgatgcattttaaatataatttcaagtTCAGTTGTCTTTTTAAGTTGTGTTTGTTCACAAATCACATTGATTCACAGTTAATTACATTTTTCAAACCCTATCTTATGAAAGAAATCTGGGGATGTTACCATGCATCCTTACCTAGATGCTAATGTAATgtgtcttttcttaaaaataatggaTGATTatgcatttctgtttcttaagTTGGATAACAATTAAAACCTTACTtaagcttcagaaaaaaaaatccattggattatattaaaacttaaaattctgcTGGTTTGCAAAGTTTTTTAACATTATGTTGTATCCATATTGTTAACTATAAATATTTCTGCCTGATTATGGAATATAGTTTGTTAAAATAACAATAGTATCACGGTTgtccaaaagaaaacaaaacatacctACATTTCAACAGTAAGATGACTATAAAAATTCATGTTGGTAAAATAGgacatttgtgaaaataaatctgaagaaaATTCTACTACTAATTCAGTTGAGATCTCACTGAACTGGTTTCGGCCCACAGCAATTTGACAGCGCCCTTCCAAGTGAAGATGAAGTCATAAAAAGAATGGCATAAACAGAAATTTACATGGCATCAGCGAGCACCATTTATCATCACATTACTGTAACCCTCTCTGGTGAGAGATGAGGAACTGCTCCTCCAATACCTTCTTCTAGAAATTGGCTCTTTTCCCAGccttttttaattctctttagcTTTCGGCTTATACATGGAAGGAGTAAAATGATCTTACCCAGAATTACAATTGAGGGCAAAACAAGAGCAAGAACAAAGTTTGGTGGTGTGTAAAACCGGTAGTACTCTTCTTCAAAAGCTCGTTTCCATCCATAAATTACAACATGGAAAGTACTTATGAGCAGAGCCACATAGCCAAGTGTCGACTTGGgttaaggaaggaagaaaaggaaacaaagaataagaAGCAAATCATTCAAACTCATAAATTAACCCATCCAGCTATACTGTGTTTATGTTTTGATAACAcaattttatcttaaattattGAGCTACTCTTTGTTCTTTACTGaattaaacaattttaatattttcatatatttcttataaatttatatGCACTTTATTTTACACAAATAAGGCCATATTGCATACAGTTTAATATTCTGATTATTTATCATATTCAGAACCTTTTCCTCATGtcattaaatatgaaaacatgattttaatgCTATATATTCTACTGAATGGATGTACTATAATTTACCTAACCATTCCTTTTTGTTGATGATTTACTCTGTTTCCTACTTTCCTCAATTATAATGTCACTTTAAGcctttttctatattttggtttatttccttaGAACTTATTTCTAATAGTGGGATTGCAGGTCAAAACATCTGGCTTTTCCTTAAGCATactgataaaaactgaaaaactttttTATAAAAGTTACCCACACCTCCACCagttgtgtatatttttaaaaagtctgtgtatgtacatatacatatacatgtatatacatttacACACATTATGTACATAATACATTAAATGCTGAAGAGCATTTTCAtgggtatacacacacatactagTTGAAGATAAATATGGTAAATATAGtattaatacataatataaatagCATTTCAAACACGTGGCCATATTGACCATATTGAGATTATTAAGAGTACTTTGTTAAGCAGTTTACAAATCAAAATCTAAAAGGTCAGCTGCTTTGGGTTCCCTACATTATGTTTGATTGCTTATTTGAGAAATCATCTTGttacataaaatgttatattacATCAGCATAATAATGTAATGTCTAACTTCACTGGGAAAGAATCAACTCTCTAGCAGAAAACTGTTCTGTTTGCAATGTCTCATCTAAATTTACAATGATAATTTGCACCTGTCTAGCAGCACCTTTTATCAGAgggctttctatttcttttcagatgtcaTTAAACTAGCAGTTGGGAAAGTATtcgcattttctttccttcaaaaaggaaaaatgaatttagaCCAGGGATATGCTGTTAATTTGAATGAGATTTTTAGatcacttacatttaaaaaaactcaagtgaataggcaaaaaaaaaaaaaaaacaaagctaaaacTTAGTGTACTACCAAATGACACTTATCTGCATATTGGGCTATGAACTATTTGGATATAACCAGTACTGATTTTGTAATAATATAGGTAGGGTCTAAGtttgagttatatttttaaaatatgcaaatttatTAAATAGCTATTATTGGAGAAAgtgaatgtttaactttttaaagaacatgtTATTTTGAAACCCCTTTAtagacacatatacatatgcatacaacTGATATACCAAATACATATACTAACAAAACTCATAAGGCTGTCTACTTGTCATAGTCCATCAACCTAGTTTTGCTCCtatttgtatttgtgtatgtatgcacatttcttttaaaatattcaaattgagCGTCTCTCCACTTGATTTACAATTAATGAGACTTTTCTAGATAGATCAAGAtgactcaaaatataaaataagtcttCATTCATTTGACTAACAATAAATTGATTTTGGTATTAAACTTGATCTAAGCTCACTCATCccccactttcattttttttttcctttttaaaataacctttatcTGTAACATGGTAGGAAGTGCTATCAAAGCCCTCCAGTAGAATCTTGTACTGGTCTTTCACTTACTAACCAAGAGTCCTAAAGTGTTTCACTTACTAACCAAAACAAGTCCTAGCAATGTGTTCCACAAGCTAGACACATAAACAGCAGCCCCAGAGCACTCTATTATAAGAAGCATATTTAAAGTTCAACTTTACTTAACTGTAATTAAATTCTACACCATCCATCCTTAACCAAACAAACCCTACGTACCTGAATAAAACTGAATTCCCTCCAGTTTAAAGCATTGCTCACTGAAGGGATGGAGGTGACAGCCAGGAGGGAAAGCAAGCCAAGGCTCATTATGCCAAAGGAGATATACATTTCAATCCTCCAAACTTCTTCCTCATTCCAAGAGTTTTCAATATTTGCATGAAcctaacaaaaaagcaaacatgaATTTCCTTTATTTGGTAGAACATTAACTGATTCAGCACAGAGTTCACTCTCGACCTAAGAATACGTCATATATGGACATATTTAAGTTGCCCTAATTCAATTTAACAAATTGTTATGAAGAACCTATTACTGGATGGTACTGTCCCAGGTGTGGGcggggggagagaaaggggagttGAAAAGAGGACTAAGATTCTCTCCTTCCTCACATACGTGAGAAGAGTGGTAAATCTGACGTCACATTTCTAATACATCACGATGACAGGGACTCTGGAGTCCTGGGACTGTGATATAAAAGAAGTTAGGCTTAGTTTTCAGGTACTTTTACAAGTTGATTTAAACTTGGTTGAATATTTTGAGTACATTCTGGCCTTAGTTCAACTGAGAATCCAGGCAGGGAATTCCTAAAATATATCTTTATCTTCCTTTGTCACATGAAGAACATTTACATGCTGATTTACTGTCCTTCTTACCTTCTTTTCCCCAGGAAGCTGGGATTTCCCCTGGGATAAAGCCCTACAGAgctcaaatatttattcatgtgAGTTGCCTCATCAATATACTTTTCCAGCTGTCCAGTTGCCTCATTCCTGTACAGTACTTTTCCAGATGTCTTCCCCTTACATTGATAATGCATACGTAATCATGTCAGACTTGGTTAACTCTGAATCTGCCATATTCTGCAGAGGGACTACCTTTAGAATTATCTATTTACATGCAAACAATATAATTAGAGTATAAATCAAAAGTTGGATTTCCTAAGATTAAAGCTTTGATTTAAATAATCTATACATGGAAAACAGATTTTAACTTAACATCAGCTTAACTTTTAATCCAATTTCAGTTAACCAAACATATTGAAATTAAAACCCAGATAAAAGCTATTTCTTAGCCATTAGTTCCCTGAAGCAATCATACCAACATCCTGAAAAGAGACACAGAGCTCCTCTGTGGAAAAAGGCTCTTATTATCTTGTCTGATGTCTATACAACAATACAGGATAACAGCATACCCCAGTATACCCAGAGATTACAACCTGGATCTATCTACCTGCCTTCCCAAGTCATCCCTTCATTGCATAAATATGTGTTATGAGTGTCTACTCTGTgtcagcacagtgccaggcattAGACATATAtcaatgaacaaaacaggcaaaaatccTTTCTCTTAAATTCTGACAAGAGAAGGCAGACAAcagtaaatataataaacaaaGAACATAAACTGTGTTAGAAGGTGGTAAGCACTATTGAACAAAGAGAAGGTAGAGCAGGGGAAGTAAGAGGGACTGGGAGTACCAGGGCTGAGTCAGAAGGCGGCAGAATTTAAAACAGTGTCCAATGAAGGCCTCGTTGAGGAGGTGATAACTTGATGGAACAAACTTTCATATTGAGGTATGGGAAGTCATTCTGGTTCATACATGATTTGGCTTGAACTTTATGCTGACTAGAACGGCCTGTCTATGGCCTGCCAAACATAtgttgtacatctgctttaaccattaaagaaaagaatgttgcccaccatcAAGTTATACAAAGGGTTCTGTCCCACCCCATTGTCAGTTGACAGTGGGCCCTGAGGGGgattcaggaagaaagaaaaccaggatgAGGCTTTCTGTGCCCTTAGGTAGTTAAGATGCACACCTCAGGAAGAATTTCAGTGACAactctccctccccgcccccattCTTGCACCTtcttatacatagaaaagcactaaagtcattaacttgagatatcgGTTCTTTGTGATTAGTAGCAGTCTTTACCAAAGATGTATGCTTGACTACACTTATTAGCTAGCCAAAAAATTCACGTATAAACTGGCTCCTCCCTGACATCTTCAGAGCAGATCCCCTCAGAGCTGCTAAGAGGCTGTTTCCCAGGCTATCATCCTCAGTTTGCTATAAACAAAACTGTCTTCTATTCCTATTATTGATTGTTTACTGATTATTTGTGTCAACAAACTGAAGAAAAGActtgagggaggtgaggaagctggtGGAGCAGATATCAGAGCCTTGTACTGAGTTAAGAGAAGTGGCTATTTTTAGagagaatggcttaaagacatcaatctagtaaattttttttcaaattattttaggttttattgTTGAAACAAGTTTAAGTACTGGATGCTACATACTTGAACCATGATGCCTTGATTCCTTATAAAATGCAAAAGCTTTTTCACATTTGTTTGGCGCACTGTCCTCAGCTTTCTAAGGAATGCTACATCAAAGAGCTTCAGTGAAACCCCTTATATTTGCTAAATGGAAATTATTGAGGAAAATCATGGTCTACTTCATCATCAAGCCCCTTCCATGAAGCTCTCCCTGAGATTTTCTTGAAGAGTTGAGTGCTAGAAAAGCTTCACCTGCAGAACCAGTATCTTTCCTGCTTTTTGATAACAAAAGCCTTGTGTGTGTCTCCTGATCGTGACTTCCTATTCTGTATTATATTTTCACTGATTCTAATTTTACTGTATATGTTTACTGAGAGCTGCTTTATTATTTCATGGAACATGGCCAATTGTAAAATAATTAACTGTTTGATGGTGAAAGTAATCattacaatagtaacattaaaaaacaagaaaacaaaaaccaactctATACTACTCTTTTATTCTATGAAGAAAAAGATGGTAGCAACTTTTACCCTAAATGATTCTGAAGTAGCCATGTAATTCTTATGCAGAAACACTGCTTAAAGAGCAATTCTTTCCCCTCCCAAAATATACGAAAATTTCTTTTACAAGGTATGTAAAGGTTTATACTATTTCACATCTTACGTTTTACAAATTGCACTAATCAAGTGTTTTACTAGCATCAGATAAATATCAAGCACGTTCCATACCTGCTGATAAGCCATGTTGAGAAACAAGTATCTCTCTGACCTTCTCATCGGTAAGCAGAGGCTGTAGGCAACGTGGACCGAAGCGAAGAAAAAGCTTAGTAACCCAAGCTGCTTTCTACACTGTAACCAGGTCTCTAACCAAGGTGGAAATCTCCTATATTTGGTTCCATAATAAAGCTGATAAGCAGCTGCCAGGAGACCTGCCAGGTATACTAGGGACAGCAAAGTAATGGCAACTATGGGCAAGGTTTTATTCACAATCTCAATAGGAATCTTGTAAAAGTCACTCTGCTGGTTTCTAGCATATGGATGTATCACATCTCTGACAaaggagtaaagaaagaaaaatgtggccAGGCTTATGGCTACCACCACTGGTCCTCTCCAAAGAGTAAACAGTCGCAGGGGTAAATTTTCAATCTCCCTGGCTGATGATAATGATCCCAAGTCAACGGGAATGAAATTCAACTGACGCGCAAGTTCAATAACCTGTTGTCTAGCTTGAATATTGTTGCTGCATATATAAACCTgtgggaagaaacagaagacacatCATCACTGTTGTTGTTTATAACAATGGTAACAATCACACGCTCCACATAGTCCATGGAGCATCACTTGTGATGACTTTGAGTGATACAAAATGTTAAGGAGATAAAGCATCTATTAATCTATTAATCTATTTATTAATAGGTTAAAATGGTgtcataaaaacaacaaaagtccTTCCTACCTTTGATggcatgaaaataaaatgcagaaaaaccTGCCAGAACATGAGATCAGAAGTCCTCAGGGgaacagaggcaggaggaaagaaaggttTCTAGACCACATGGTTCTAAGCAGACAAGGTAAGGTCTTCCCTCCTGAAGTTTGAGCTGCTGGCcatgtccctccctcctccagctctctcaTTCcagcagggatggggtggggctggctctTCAGGCTTTTGGAAAAAGTAATTTAGTTTAGGACTGCAGTGATTCTGCCAAGTAGGGGGAGTGCAAGCACTGCCCCTTAACAGCTCTTCAGCAAAGAGATGGGCATGGATTCTGGATGGCTGAATTTGCAAATAAAACCTCTAAATTGTTATGCTGTACTATTTATAACATTTATCCTTCGGCTTAGAAACCAATTCACCAAGTATCTCTGAAAAAACATGGATAATCTCAGTATATTATTTCATTggtcaaaattataaaattagttCATCTTTAAGTGAGAATAGTATACCTGGAGGAGGGGGGAATGGTATTATAAGGCTTAGTTAATTTAAGTAGTAAAGCCACCGCCATTTTCTAAGAGGTGTTATACCTATAGGAACTCTAATGACGTGATCGCTGAGGGTAAAGGTGGGTTTTCAAACTACCAAAACCTCTTAGCTATTGTAATACAGTTgagaattcaacaaatattttcaagcACCACGTTCATTGCTGGAGTGAGCCATGATCACTTACAGGTAGGTACCTCACCTAGAGTtagaaaaatattgctacaaaATCTCTGAGCGAtgttaagggaaaataaattcctaaataCATCCCTGAAAGATGTTTATATAAGGGCTCTGGAACAGACCACACTGAAATGCTTGCCTGCTAAACCTGGTTACATAATGGTGAGCATGTAGAGCTCTgtggatttttaatttcatctcacATTAGCCAGATGAATGACAAAGTCTATACTATTATACAAATGTTCATGAACTTCTAAAATGGAGCAGGGAAGGTAAAGAAATAGATAccaaagaaataaggaaaagcaTTCTCAATTTATTACAGGTGTGACAATggtgaattaaacatttttttaattcattgagaaaaactacaaattataaaattttataataaacctTAGGAATAAATCAGACATTCATAAAGGCACGAGGACTATGAAATACAAATGAAGCTCTTTCTGTAGCTCATGCTGAACTTAATCTGTTCCACAATTATTCTGTTGAATAATGAAAATCATCATAAATATGGGCAAAGAATTAAATTCAGGTTCATCTCTAATTTGCTTGGTCTGTGTCCACTGCTAAACCTTGGTGGATacgcaaaagaaaaaaagattcagaaatagCCTCTCGGAAAGTAGGGAAGTATATCCTCTTTTTCTAGGTCTTCCAAATTAAACACTTGAAAAGTGAATGGTTATCATGACTCTGACATGCAGCATACAGTGATTTAatacttgaatttattttctaaggcATCTAATCAACTGTCTTTAtggacaaaataataaaagtattttaccATCACACTTCATTATCATGCATAACCACACTTCTAAAAGATTTTTAAGGTGCACTGTTTCATGTGTTTACTTATAAAAGCTCTCGTTCCACAGAAGCATTGATGGAGCTCCTCATCTGCTTTATTCTCAGGTTGAACTGGATAAAACTCAGATTAAAAGAGAATCTGAGAAATCCAGTCTGCTTCTATCTTCCCCACCCAGATTACCATCtacacttaaaataaaacaaactgtacgatttaaaattctgtgaataatccatgtaaaataaaaaggtaaCTCTAAAGCAGTCTTCTTAAGGGTCATACTAAATAGTATTTCATACAGTGATGGAATACTGTTTACCAAATAGCtgcaaggaaggaagaagggagaataaaaggaagggcaggaagaagagagggaaagaaaaaagacacgtTTGGGATTGTTTCTGCTTTTGAGGAGGCAAGGAGGTGGCCCATTATTCATCTGCCAGCTGAGCCTTTTTCTTGAATTGCCTGATTATGACAGGAAAGTTCAAGTTATTCTCTCAGCTTTCGACATCATTTTGGGAATAGAAATGTGCCCTTATAAGGTCGGGACATGAATCTGCAGGAGCTCATACATAGTTTTCAAAATGATAATGGTCAGAGAGCATcagaatttggttttaaaatgcaTGATATTTGTTTAACTATTGAAATACAAAATACcagataaataagaataaaatttaaaaatacatacctGCCGACTGGCATCCTTAGGTCCTAACTGAAGTGCCCAAGCTGAGACAACATTAAATCCTTTCACAATCAAGGAGTCCGGGAATAATGAAGCCAAATATTCAGCATTGGATTCTGGGTACTGATTTATCCTCATGTTATTGCTCACGTCAATCAGGATTTTACCCACAAGCAGGTGTCTCAGGTCCCAAAGGGAGGTGTAATGTTCTCTATGTATAGCAacaaatattatatttgttttgacTAGAACATCTTCATGGTGAGTGACATCTACTACATGAGGGAAAAATTCAGAAGCAAATTTAGGATTTCTGCTTCCTATGACCACATGATAGCCACATCTAATAAGTCGAATGGTCAGGGATTTAGCAAAGTCTCCACTTCCAATTACACCTACAGTGACCTTCTTTGCATCTTTGATACCATTCATGCCATTAGGCAAAAAAGTTTCGCTAAGGCTCTTAGGGCTT
The Camelus ferus isolate YT-003-E chromosome 7, BCGSAC_Cfer_1.0, whole genome shotgun sequence genome window above contains:
- the STEAP2 gene encoding metalloreductase STEAP2, with the protein product MESISMMGSPKSLSETFLPNGMNGIKDAKKVTVGVIGSGDFAKSLTIRLIRCGYHVVIGSRNPKFASEFFPHVVDVTHHEDVLVKTNIIFVAIHREHYTSLWDLRHLLVGKILIDVSNNMRINQYPESNAEYLASLFPDSLIVKGFNVVSAWALQLGPKDASRQVYICSNNIQARQQVIELARQLNFIPVDLGSLSSAREIENLPLRLFTLWRGPVVVAISLATFFFLYSFVRDVIHPYARNQQSDFYKIPIEIVNKTLPIVAITLLSLVYLAGLLAAAYQLYYGTKYRRFPPWLETWLQCRKQLGLLSFFFASVHVAYSLCLPMRRSERYLFLNMAYQQVHANIENSWNEEEVWRIEMYISFGIMSLGLLSLLAVTSIPSVSNALNWREFSFIQSTLGYVALLISTFHVVIYGWKRAFEEEYYRFYTPPNFVLALVLPSIVILGKIILLLPCISRKLKRIKKGWEKSQFLEEGIGGAVPHLSPERVTVM